In Longimicrobium sp., the following proteins share a genomic window:
- a CDS encoding YigZ family protein translates to MSDTFTTLAAPAEAQMREKASTFLAYAAPVENEAEARAILAERGKAMWDATHHCSAWSLRDGTRRANDGGEPGGSAGPPILAAIEGAGLTDCVVIVTRYYGGTKLGVGGLVRAYGDAAAAALQAAPRRVGTYAERLAVRYPYEHTAAVMRALERGGAEEVEHGYAPEGDAGTVDFTLPRGRVPALADELREATAGAVAPERGGECVLYRNAKT, encoded by the coding sequence GTGTCCGACACCTTCACCACGCTCGCCGCGCCCGCCGAGGCGCAGATGCGCGAAAAGGCCTCGACGTTCCTGGCCTACGCGGCGCCGGTGGAAAACGAGGCCGAGGCGCGGGCCATTCTCGCGGAGCGCGGCAAGGCGATGTGGGACGCCACCCACCACTGCTCCGCGTGGTCGCTGCGCGACGGAACGCGCCGGGCGAACGACGGCGGCGAGCCCGGCGGGAGCGCGGGCCCGCCGATCCTCGCGGCCATCGAGGGCGCGGGGCTCACCGACTGCGTGGTGATCGTCACCCGCTACTACGGCGGAACCAAGCTGGGCGTCGGCGGGCTGGTGCGCGCGTACGGCGACGCGGCGGCCGCGGCGCTGCAGGCGGCGCCCCGGCGCGTGGGCACGTACGCGGAACGGCTGGCGGTGCGCTACCCGTACGAGCACACGGCCGCGGTCATGCGGGCGCTGGAGCGGGGGGGTGCGGAGGAGGTGGAGCACGGCTATGCGCCGGAGGGCGACGCCGGAACGGTGGATTTCACCCTGCCGCGGGGGCGCGTCCCGGCCCTTGCGGACGAGCTGCGGGAGGCGACGGCGGGGGCAGTTGCGCCGGAGCGCGGGGGCGAATGCGTGCTCTATCGGAACGCGAAAACCTGA
- a CDS encoding Minf_1886 family protein: MDGAVLAEPIMERLRKRNPAYHETAYLFILAALHFTIERVGEARHITGRELAEGARDLAIERFGLMARSVLEYWGIRTTRDLGELVFALVDCGVLVKQDGDCVRDFEDVFCFRAAFEQNYPWCCSRQMQDS, translated from the coding sequence ATGGATGGAGCCGTGCTCGCCGAGCCCATCATGGAGCGGTTGAGGAAACGCAACCCCGCGTATCACGAAACCGCGTACCTCTTCATCCTTGCCGCACTCCACTTCACCATCGAGCGCGTGGGCGAGGCTCGCCACATCACGGGCCGCGAGCTGGCCGAAGGGGCCCGCGACCTGGCCATCGAGCGCTTTGGGCTGATGGCTCGCTCGGTCCTGGAGTACTGGGGCATCCGCACCACCCGCGACCTGGGCGAGCTGGTGTTCGCGCTGGTGGACTGCGGGGTGCTCGTAAAGCAGGACGGCGACTGCGTGCGCGACTTCGAGGACGTGTTCTGCTTTCGCGCCGCCTTCGAGCAGAACTATCCCTGGTGCTGCTCGCGCCAGATGCAGGATTCCTGA